A region of Labeo rohita strain BAU-BD-2019 chromosome 2, IGBB_LRoh.1.0, whole genome shotgun sequence DNA encodes the following proteins:
- the LOC127177149 gene encoding uncharacterized protein LOC127177149 isoform X1, producing the protein MGAMKLCLLLFCLFLASPGVSSVRKLNNIDDLINTNYGKHTPRHGLQLLFWFAQEVNVDQNSNEILLNFDLRNGTYGFHQFGNREGILPALESGQRYYEVGNLNSQRYCGVNELPFYVQMNYVNHRNLQESNMDRLIVSLDENSTNRIRRVFITAHNLGSNDFNSADTYEIVPALLSQIRQDYPCRNNQNKDVRQFLKNINYDSCGSMKHRKRSADTQCNTYEGIKLEIKTATDGSIELKYNNIPAKYKYVYIEICQNTHSSVNNEDPTMVGKYQISDLSGALSTNVLLNAGLQPRLQLYSYYFGTPVTWYGPEFDGANRVIPIRIKGSDASLQLWAKDGKACARLYIKKTFKNWKDVFYNSWVGFYKSSQHENNKYDKYKYAIEFELIDSTTREDYDIYQHDFSLTIAPGVQIRFLLDKIYDKVLAQTTPWESGEMTSTCDKGNHQPDPSSTWSFPEFFYEPGYYDANSVIPTKILGYDAGLQLFTQDGKACARLYIKKTFKDWKDTFYYSWVGFYTSSQNTNKGYKIYEYVMKFEKMEGGTKNFDIYQYKSKLTIASGVQIRFLKDSGYDEKLAETKPWS; encoded by the coding sequence ATGGGTGCCATGAAACTCTGCCTCCTGCTCTTCTGTCTCTTCTTGGCATCACCTGGTGTCTCTTCTGTCAGAAAACTTAACAATATTGATGACTTGATAAACACTAACTATGGCAAGCATACGCCACGTCATGGACTCCAATTATTGTTCTGGTTTGCCCAAGAGGTGAATGTTGACCAAAATAGCAATGAAATCCTTTTGAATTTTGATCTTCGTAATGGTACATATGGATTCCATCAGTTTGGAAATAGAGAAGGCATTCTCCCTGCATTGGAGTCCGGGCAACGCTACTATGAGGTTGGCAATCTGAATTCACAAAGATACTGTGGAGTCAATGAATTGCCATTTTATGTGCAGATGAATTATGTGAATCACAGAAATTTGCAAGAAAGCAACATGGACAGGCTTATTGTCTCTTTGGATGAAAACAGTACAAACAGGATACGTCGAGTGTTTATTACAGCACATAATTTAGGCTCAAATGACTTCAATTCTGCTGACACTTATGAGATTGTTCCTGCTCTGCTCTCACAGATCAGACAAGATTATCCTTGcagaaataatcaaaataaagatgtacGTCAGTTTctgaaaaacataaattatgaCAGCTGTGGGTCTATGAAACATAGGAAACGGTCAGCTGATACCCAGTGCAATACATATGAGGGCATTAAACTAGAGATTAAAACAGCGACAGATGGTTCAATAGAactcaaatataataatattcctgctaaatacaaatatgtatacATTGAAATTTGCCAAAACACTCATTCCAGTGTTAATAATGAAGATCCCACGATGGTTGGAAAATACCAGATTTCTGACTTATCTGGGGCTTTAAGCACTAATGTGTTACTAAATGCTGGTCTCCAACCCCGACTGCAACTgtacagttattattttggtaCACCAGTCACTTGGTATGGACCAGAGTTTGATGGAGCTAACAGAGTGATTCCCATCAGAATAAAGGGGTCTGACGCTAGTCTGCAGCTCTGGGCTAAAGATGGAAAAGCCTGCGCTCGACTCTACATCAAGAAAACCTTCAAAAACTGGAAGGATGTCTTTTATAACTCATGGGTGGGGTTCTACAAAAGTTCacaacatgaaaataataagTATGACAAATATAAATATGCTATAGAGTTTGAATTGATTGACAGCACTACCAGAGAGGATTATGATATTTACCAGCACGATTTCAGTTTGACTATCGCTCCTGGAGTTCAAATCCGCTTCCTGCTGGACAAAATATATGACAAAGTTTTAGCACAAACTACACCTTGGGAGAGTGGTGAGATGACATCAACTTGTGACAAAGGGAATCATCAACCTGACCCTTCATCAACCTGGTCTtttccagaatttttttatGAACCAGGGTACTATGATGCTAACAGTGTCATCCCTACTAAAATACTGGGGTATGATGCTGGTCTGCAGCTCTTCACTCAAGATGGTAAAGCTTGTGCTCGGCTCTATATCAAGAAGACCTTCAAGGACTGGAAAGATACCTTCTACTACTCATGGGTGGGGTTTTACACTAGttcacaaaatacaaataaaggttataaaatatatgaatatgttaTGAAGTTTGAAAAGATGGAAGGTGGAACCAAGAATTTTGATATTTATCAGTACAAATCCAAATTAACCATTGCATCCGGAGTACAGATCCGTTTCCTGAAAGACAGCGGTTATGATGAAAAATTAGCGGAAACCAAGCCCTGGAGTTAA